One part of the Desulfonema ishimotonii genome encodes these proteins:
- a CDS encoding ABC transporter ATP-binding protein, whose product MAGERLLSVENLRVTFATRKEVVRVVRGVSFSMGREKLGIVGESGSGKSVTGRTILGLTPSNGKVSADRLTFDGTDLLSVSPKAMRRIRGNRISMVMQDPKFSLNPVMTVGRQIAEACRIHKKVSKAEAMRQAIEMLAAVRIRDPERVCKAWPHELSGGMGQRVMIAMMLIPGPDLLIADEPTSALDVTVQLQLLAILDDLVTQRGMGLIFISHDLSLVATFCDRIIIMYAGRVMEVCEAGKLDQARHPYTRGLLSCQPRIDGNRGVLPVLTRDPAWKDEVLNHD is encoded by the coding sequence ATGGCCGGAGAGAGGCTGCTTAGTGTTGAAAATCTGCGGGTGACGTTTGCCACCCGGAAGGAAGTTGTCCGGGTGGTCCGTGGCGTGAGCTTCTCAATGGGCCGGGAAAAGCTGGGGATTGTGGGGGAATCCGGTTCCGGCAAGTCCGTGACCGGGAGAACGATCCTCGGTCTCACGCCGTCCAACGGGAAAGTCTCGGCAGACCGCCTGACATTTGACGGCACGGACCTGCTCTCCGTCAGCCCGAAGGCGATGCGCCGGATCCGGGGAAACCGCATCTCCATGGTCATGCAAGACCCCAAATTTTCCCTCAACCCGGTGATGACGGTCGGCAGACAGATTGCCGAAGCCTGCCGCATCCACAAAAAGGTCTCAAAGGCCGAGGCGATGCGGCAGGCCATTGAAATGCTGGCGGCGGTCCGCATCCGCGACCCGGAACGGGTCTGCAAGGCCTGGCCCCATGAACTCTCCGGCGGCATGGGCCAGCGGGTGATGATCGCCATGATGCTGATTCCCGGACCGGATCTGCTCATTGCGGATGAACCCACATCCGCCCTGGACGTGACGGTGCAGCTTCAGCTGCTGGCGATTCTGGATGATCTGGTGACACAGCGGGGCATGGGGCTGATCTTCATCAGCCATGACCTCAGCCTGGTGGCGACCTTCTGCGACCGGATTATCATCATGTACGCGGGACGGGTCATGGAGGTCTGCGAGGCCGGAAAGCTGGATCAGGCCAGACACCCTTACACGCGGGGGCTGCTCAGCTGTCAGCCCCGGATCGACGGAAACCGGGGGGTGCTTCCGGTCCTGACGCGGGATCCGGCCTGGAAGGACGAGGTGCTGAACCATGATTGA
- the nikC gene encoding nickel transporter permease — protein sequence MNTTTAHPVKHLKKWLLSPSPASRRQARLGRAYLGWITFTRNRLALIGLGIILTLILVAALAPVLTPWPPNTPDLGSRLQPVSPAHWFGTDELGRDIFSRVVHGSRLTLCVVVLVAIIAAPVGLLIGTVSGYAGKMTDTVLMRITDIFLAFPKLILALAFVSALGPGIENAIIAIAITSWPPYARIARAETLTIRNADFISAARLQGAGPVRIVWGHIMPLCTSSLVVRVTLDMAGIILTAAGLGFLGLGAQPPLPEWGAMISSGRKFLLDQWWVATMPGIAIFVVSLGFNLLGDGLRDVLDPKSDGGK from the coding sequence ATGAACACCACAACCGCACATCCGGTGAAACATCTGAAGAAATGGCTACTGTCACCGTCGCCTGCATCCCGGCGGCAGGCCCGCCTGGGGCGGGCATATCTGGGCTGGATCACCTTCACCCGGAACCGGCTGGCCCTGATCGGTCTGGGCATCATCCTGACCCTGATTCTGGTGGCGGCCCTGGCCCCGGTCCTGACCCCCTGGCCCCCCAACACGCCGGATCTGGGCAGCCGTCTTCAGCCCGTGAGTCCGGCCCACTGGTTCGGCACGGACGAGCTGGGGCGGGACATCTTCAGCCGGGTTGTCCACGGATCACGGCTGACCCTCTGCGTGGTGGTGCTGGTTGCCATCATTGCCGCGCCTGTCGGCCTGCTCATCGGCACGGTTTCCGGGTATGCGGGCAAAATGACCGACACCGTGCTGATGCGGATCACCGATATCTTCCTCGCCTTTCCCAAACTGATCCTAGCCCTGGCCTTTGTGTCAGCCCTGGGCCCCGGCATTGAAAACGCCATCATCGCCATTGCCATCACCTCATGGCCCCCCTATGCCCGCATCGCAAGGGCTGAGACCCTGACCATCCGCAATGCCGACTTTATCAGCGCGGCCCGCCTGCAGGGGGCCGGTCCGGTGCGCATTGTATGGGGACACATTATGCCGCTCTGCACCTCGTCGCTCGTCGTCCGGGTGACACTCGACATGGCTGGTATCATTCTCACCGCGGCGGGCCTCGGATTTCTCGGGCTGGGCGCGCAGCCCCCCCTGCCGGAATGGGGGGCGATGATTTCCAGCGGACGCAAATTCCTGCTGGATCAGTGGTGGGTCGCCACCATGCCCGGCATCGCCATATTTGTGGTCAGTCTGGGATTTAATCTTCTGGGGGACGGACTGCGCGACGTGCTGGACCCCAAAAGCGACGGAGGGAAGTGA
- a CDS encoding GGDEF domain-containing protein, which translates to MRTKINYTRIDLIIFFILLTLLTSFLLYDKHVKEVRYFRLWERRLKADYKTVLANKKQMARMIFDKAINRPDIISVFREVHTAAPPARDGLRTPLYSLLEPEYHYLTRHHFDQLTLYLPDGSPFLTFPSPGPLIKSEEGKAAHLSSGLFFSGFKYLFPLSDMKKHIGSVEISLSFGAIQADLKRSYPAEYAFIIRKSVMLNANPGEHYEKSDLSGDFLRENPVPGSEMQVAIPESVIGEINHKIRSRIATPLSEFKAFSIGTSARGREYLISFIPVSGIGGQQAAYLISYMPDDTLRSFWQNFILTWMFITVLLVWVLLVHLRSVRQLRHSGDSLESVNERLAFQLNSQKDAERKYHEAETRFRAAGRVAQNALIMTDALGNITFWNHAAEKIFSHTHDAVLGKRFYDLLIPERYRQQARQEIDNLSDGAPEKFLENPTPFEFRALRKNKSEFPAEVMVLAIRVGEQYWGVASVRDISEYKDIRNQLDELSSHDELTRLYNRRHFMKLSGHEFARCRRYNRALSLMVIDVDKLGNINNTHGHAVGDHVLETLAEITRHSVRNIDIIARISGAELAIILPDTDLEMACVAAERFRDFVARTIVPAPDGEIRFTVSIGVATVEQSTHDMEGLIKDANVALAEARKNGGHNRVIACSGGECICCGVETD; encoded by the coding sequence ATGCGTACCAAAATCAACTATACCCGTATTGATCTGATCATCTTTTTTATTCTGCTGACACTTCTCACCAGTTTTCTTCTGTATGACAAACATGTCAAGGAAGTGCGGTACTTCAGGCTCTGGGAAAGGCGGCTTAAGGCGGACTACAAAACGGTGCTGGCCAATAAAAAGCAAATGGCCCGCATGATCTTTGATAAGGCCATCAACCGGCCTGATATTATCTCGGTTTTCAGGGAGGTGCATACCGCCGCTCCCCCGGCACGGGACGGTCTTCGCACCCCTCTTTACAGCCTTCTGGAACCGGAATATCACTATCTCACCCGGCATCATTTTGACCAGTTGACGTTATACCTCCCGGACGGCAGTCCCTTTCTGACATTTCCCTCTCCCGGACCCCTCATAAAAAGTGAGGAAGGTAAGGCCGCACATCTGTCATCGGGCCTTTTTTTCAGTGGCTTCAAGTACCTGTTTCCGCTTTCGGACATGAAAAAACATATTGGCAGCGTCGAAATCAGCCTCTCCTTCGGTGCCATACAGGCGGACCTGAAGCGCTCATACCCGGCAGAGTATGCCTTCATCATCCGAAAAAGCGTCATGCTGAACGCCAACCCCGGGGAACATTATGAAAAATCCGATTTAAGCGGGGATTTTCTGCGTGAAAATCCCGTGCCCGGTTCCGAGATGCAAGTTGCCATTCCGGAAAGCGTTATCGGGGAAATTAACCACAAAATCAGATCACGGATTGCCACCCCCCTGAGCGAGTTCAAGGCATTTTCCATCGGGACATCCGCGCGGGGCAGAGAATACCTGATCAGCTTTATTCCGGTCTCCGGTATCGGGGGCCAGCAGGCCGCCTATCTCATTTCATATATGCCCGACGACACCCTCAGATCCTTCTGGCAGAACTTCATCCTGACCTGGATGTTCATCACCGTGCTGCTGGTGTGGGTGCTGCTGGTCCATCTGCGCTCTGTCAGACAGTTGCGACACTCCGGGGACTCGCTGGAATCCGTAAACGAACGGCTGGCGTTCCAGCTAAATTCCCAGAAGGACGCGGAACGGAAATACCATGAGGCTGAAACCAGATTCCGTGCCGCAGGCCGGGTCGCCCAGAATGCCCTGATCATGACGGACGCCTTGGGCAATATTACCTTCTGGAACCACGCAGCAGAAAAAATATTCAGCCATACCCATGATGCGGTTCTGGGCAAACGCTTTTATGATCTCCTGATTCCGGAGCGATACCGTCAGCAGGCCCGCCAGGAGATTGACAACCTGTCCGACGGAGCCCCGGAGAAATTTCTTGAAAATCCCACACCTTTTGAATTCAGGGCCCTGCGCAAAAACAAAAGCGAATTCCCGGCAGAGGTGATGGTTCTTGCCATCCGCGTCGGCGAACAATACTGGGGCGTTGCATCCGTCAGAGATATCAGTGAGTACAAAGATATCCGGAACCAGCTGGATGAACTCTCTTCCCATGACGAGCTGACCCGGCTGTATAACCGCAGGCACTTTATGAAACTCTCCGGCCACGAGTTCGCCCGGTGCAGACGGTACAACCGGGCGTTATCACTGATGGTCATTGATGTGGATAAATTGGGAAACATCAATAACACTCATGGCCATGCGGTGGGGGATCATGTATTGGAAACCCTGGCCGAGATCACGCGCCACTCGGTGCGGAATATCGACATTATCGCCCGGATCAGCGGGGCCGAACTGGCGATTATTCTGCCCGACACCGACCTGGAGATGGCGTGCGTGGCTGCGGAAAGATTCCGGGATTTTGTTGCACGGACCATTGTTCCGGCCCCGGACGGAGAGATCCGGTTTACGGTCAGCATCGGTGTGGCCACCGTGGAACAGAGTACCCACGATATGGAGGGGCTGATAAAAGACGCGAATGTCGCCCTGGCCGAGGCCAGGAAGAACGGCGGGCATAACCGTGTCATCGCCTGTTCGGGCGGCGAGTGTATATGCTGTGGCGTGGAAACAGACTGA
- a CDS encoding dipeptidase: MDNALKEHVDALHRKALTVDAHFDLTYDVASHRDRGHRKVIETDYLEGFRTGGFDLIVSSLFINDSFLPEMGLRKALDQISYLFQEMDESPGTLRLCKTVHDIAAAREAGQIGILLSFEGADPLVNDINLLRVFHELGVRGVGLVWSRRNYVADGCAFDTVRAGRKGGLTAFGVAVVEQAEKLGMFIDVSHLNDEGFYDVMEITRKPVIASHSNCRALTETMRNLTDEQIRTLARRGGVVGVSAISRFAGDTSDGQRVTVENMLDHVDHIAEIAGVEHVGLGFDFCDSFRNFLTLESPLETYDVIGGHRELAVVTAGLIRRGYSDSDIGLILGGNFMRVYAATIG, encoded by the coding sequence ATGGATAACGCACTGAAAGAACATGTGGACGCACTTCACCGGAAAGCGCTGACGGTGGATGCCCATTTCGACCTGACCTATGACGTTGCCAGCCACCGGGACCGGGGACACCGGAAGGTCATTGAAACGGACTATCTGGAGGGATTCCGCACGGGCGGCTTTGACCTGATTGTCTCTTCGCTTTTCATCAACGACAGCTTTCTGCCGGAAATGGGTCTGAGAAAGGCGCTGGATCAGATCAGCTATCTGTTTCAGGAGATGGATGAGTCGCCGGGAACCCTGCGGCTCTGCAAAACCGTCCATGATATTGCCGCCGCCAGAGAGGCCGGTCAGATCGGTATCCTGCTCTCCTTTGAGGGGGCGGACCCGCTTGTCAACGATATCAACCTGCTGCGCGTCTTCCACGAGCTGGGGGTCCGGGGCGTGGGCCTGGTCTGGAGCCGCCGGAATTATGTGGCCGACGGCTGTGCATTCGATACGGTCCGGGCGGGTCGGAAAGGCGGACTGACCGCCTTTGGCGTGGCGGTTGTCGAGCAGGCGGAAAAGCTGGGCATGTTTATTGATGTCAGCCATCTGAACGATGAGGGCTTTTATGACGTGATGGAGATCACCCGGAAGCCCGTGATCGCCTCTCATTCCAACTGCCGGGCGCTGACGGAGACCATGCGGAACCTGACCGATGAGCAGATCCGTACACTGGCCCGGAGGGGCGGGGTGGTGGGCGTCAGCGCCATCAGCCGGTTTGCGGGGGATACCTCGGACGGGCAGCGGGTCACTGTGGAAAACATGCTCGATCATGTGGACCATATTGCGGAGATTGCCGGTGTGGAGCATGTGGGGCTGGGGTTTGATTTCTGTGACAGCTTCAGGAATTTCCTGACCCTGGAAAGCCCGCTGGAAACCTATGATGTGATCGGCGGCCACAGAGAGCTGGCGGTCGTGACTGCCGGGCTGATCCGGAGGGGATACAGCGACAGCGACATCGGCCTGATACTCGGCGGCAATTTCATGCGGGTGTATGCGGCAACCATCGGGTAG
- a CDS encoding thioesterase family protein — MTGKIENASDLLAMLGDIYENQMPFDRLLGIKIEELTWDDARVRINMRDELVGNFVKGILHGGVISSVLDLTGGLVASVALLKQMTGASVAEIGQRFTRMGTIDLRVDYLRAGQGDYFVSTGSVLRTGNKVAVIRTEFRNDQDLLIAAGTGSYLVG, encoded by the coding sequence ATGACCGGAAAGATCGAAAATGCTTCGGATTTACTGGCGATGCTGGGGGATATATACGAAAATCAGATGCCGTTTGACCGGCTTCTGGGCATAAAGATCGAGGAACTGACGTGGGACGATGCCCGTGTGCGGATCAACATGCGGGACGAGCTGGTGGGAAATTTTGTCAAAGGCATTCTGCATGGCGGCGTGATTTCCTCGGTTCTGGATCTGACCGGCGGTCTGGTCGCATCGGTTGCATTGCTGAAGCAGATGACAGGGGCGTCTGTGGCGGAGATCGGCCAGAGGTTCACCCGGATGGGCACCATTGACCTGAGAGTTGATTATCTGAGGGCAGGGCAGGGCGACTATTTTGTCTCAACCGGGAGCGTGCTGCGCACGGGCAACAAGGTGGCTGTCATCCGCACGGAATTCCGCAATGATCAGGACCTGCTCATCGCCGCCGGCACCGGCTCCTATCTGGTGGGGTAA
- a CDS encoding diacylglycerol kinase has translation METDKKEIPPGRSGLGRIRNALFYSLDGLRHGIRNEPAIRQEALLSCILIPGALLLPFPAIYKLILIITNTGVLITELLNSAIESVVDKVCPEYDPLAKQAKDMGSAAVLLSLILLTLSWLFALHSLFFQ, from the coding sequence ATGGAAACCGATAAAAAAGAGATTCCGCCGGGACGAAGCGGACTGGGGCGCATCCGAAACGCCCTGTTCTATTCCCTGGACGGACTGCGTCACGGCATCCGAAACGAACCGGCCATCCGGCAGGAGGCGCTCCTTTCCTGTATTCTGATTCCCGGCGCACTGTTGCTCCCCTTTCCGGCCATTTATAAGCTGATTCTGATCATAACCAACACGGGGGTTCTGATTACGGAACTGCTCAACTCCGCCATTGAATCGGTCGTGGACAAGGTTTGCCCCGAATACGATCCCCTGGCAAAGCAGGCCAAGGACATGGGCAGTGCCGCCGTACTGCTCAGCCTCATCCTGCTGACGCTCTCCTGGCTCTTTGCGCTGCACAGTCTCTTTTTTCAGTAA
- a CDS encoding epoxyqueuosine reductase encodes MSEKNINDLVRLINDKAKAFGADLAGVASVEDLKRSPSHEISEKMPEFNGVGTEDAEGRKCGVVKWPEGARSAIVIAVEHPSEKPEMDWWVTDASVGNTAGNRLLMGTVSKLAAWLEKEQGIQCFKLPYHIERGGVYMKDAAVLAGLGCIGKNNILITPQYGPRLRLRVMLTDADLPSAGAIDFDPCEDCPVFCRMACPQDAFAEQVYVAEEYGQEELPGRSGVYNRLSCNQQMVINESDVEDVKTDKQGKQIKYCRECELACPVGSE; translated from the coding sequence GTGTCAGAAAAAAACATCAATGACCTTGTCCGACTTATAAATGACAAAGCAAAGGCATTCGGGGCTGATCTGGCAGGGGTGGCAAGCGTGGAAGATCTGAAGCGTTCGCCCTCTCATGAGATCAGCGAAAAAATGCCTGAATTCAACGGTGTCGGAACCGAAGATGCGGAGGGCCGGAAATGCGGCGTTGTAAAATGGCCCGAAGGCGCCAGATCCGCTATTGTAATAGCTGTGGAGCATCCCTCTGAAAAGCCTGAAATGGACTGGTGGGTCACAGACGCTTCAGTCGGAAATACAGCCGGTAACCGCCTGCTGATGGGGACAGTGTCCAAACTTGCCGCATGGCTTGAAAAAGAGCAGGGGATTCAATGCTTCAAACTGCCGTACCATATTGAGCGCGGCGGGGTTTACATGAAGGATGCGGCCGTGCTTGCCGGGTTGGGCTGCATAGGAAAAAATAATATTCTTATAACACCTCAGTACGGCCCCCGGCTGAGATTGCGGGTTATGCTGACAGATGCGGATTTACCGTCTGCGGGTGCGATTGACTTTGACCCCTGTGAGGACTGCCCCGTGTTTTGCCGCATGGCCTGTCCGCAGGACGCATTTGCAGAACAGGTATACGTTGCAGAAGAATACGGGCAGGAAGAACTTCCCGGAAGAAGCGGAGTTTATAACCGGTTAAGCTGTAATCAGCAGATGGTTATAAACGAGTCTGATGTTGAAGACGTAAAAACGGATAAACAGGGGAAACAGATAAAATATTGCCGTGAATGCGAACTGGCCTGTCCGGTCGGGTCGGAATAA
- a CDS encoding class I SAM-dependent DNA methyltransferase, giving the protein MNTASIISKVWNFCHTLRDDGVGYGDYLEQLTYLLFLKMADEYAKPPYKRKIGIPEEYNWESLKTKKGAELETHYISLLRELGKQKGMIGQIFTKSQNKIQDPAKLFKVIQMIDGENWVMMGADVKGDIYEGLLEKNAEDTKSGAGQYFTPRALIRCMVECIQPEPGKTIADPACGTGGFFLAAYDFLLGSRKLDKEQTRFLKNSTFSGNEIVPNTRRLALMNMFLHNIGEITATETMISSNDALIADSGTRFDYVLTNPPFGKKSSMTITTENGKQKKEDLTYNRQDFWATTSNKQLNFVQHIRTMLGITGKAAVVVPDNVLFEGGAGETVRKKLLENTDLHTILRLPTGIFYAQGVKANVIFFDNKPAAKSPWTKEIWIYDFRTNIHFTKKKNPMRYEHLKEFIACYNPGNRHQRTETRSEKTPEGRWRKYTYDDIAARDKTSLDIFWLKDDSLMDLDSLPDPDVLAAEIIENLEAGAESFREILEAVNGE; this is encoded by the coding sequence ATGAATACGGCAAGCATCATTTCAAAAGTATGGAACTTCTGCCACACCCTGAGAGACGACGGGGTCGGCTACGGCGATTACCTGGAACAGCTCACCTACCTGCTCTTCCTCAAAATGGCCGACGAATACGCCAAACCGCCCTACAAACGCAAAATCGGCATCCCCGAAGAATACAACTGGGAAAGCCTTAAAACAAAAAAAGGGGCCGAACTCGAAACCCATTACATCAGCCTGCTCCGGGAACTGGGCAAACAAAAAGGCATGATCGGCCAGATCTTCACCAAATCCCAGAACAAAATCCAGGACCCGGCCAAACTCTTCAAAGTCATCCAGATGATCGACGGAGAAAACTGGGTCATGATGGGGGCCGACGTCAAAGGCGACATCTACGAGGGATTGCTGGAAAAAAACGCCGAAGACACCAAAAGCGGGGCAGGCCAGTACTTCACCCCGCGTGCGCTCATCCGCTGCATGGTCGAATGCATTCAACCGGAACCCGGAAAAACCATTGCCGACCCGGCCTGCGGCACCGGCGGATTCTTCCTGGCGGCCTACGACTTCCTGCTGGGCAGCCGCAAACTCGACAAAGAACAGACCCGCTTCCTGAAAAACAGCACCTTTTCGGGCAATGAAATCGTCCCCAACACCCGGCGGCTGGCGCTGATGAACATGTTTCTCCACAACATCGGCGAAATCACCGCCACAGAAACCATGATATCCTCCAACGACGCCCTGATTGCCGACAGCGGAACCCGGTTCGACTACGTTCTGACCAATCCCCCCTTCGGCAAAAAAAGCAGCATGACCATCACCACCGAAAACGGCAAACAGAAAAAAGAGGACCTCACCTACAACCGGCAGGATTTCTGGGCCACCACCTCCAACAAGCAGCTTAACTTTGTCCAGCACATCCGCACCATGCTGGGCATCACCGGAAAGGCCGCCGTGGTGGTCCCCGACAACGTGCTGTTTGAAGGCGGGGCCGGTGAAACCGTGCGGAAAAAACTGCTCGAAAACACCGACCTCCACACCATTCTCCGGCTGCCCACCGGCATCTTCTACGCCCAGGGCGTCAAGGCCAACGTGATCTTTTTCGACAACAAGCCGGCCGCCAAATCCCCCTGGACAAAGGAAATCTGGATATACGACTTCCGAACCAACATCCATTTCACCAAAAAGAAAAACCCCATGCGGTACGAACATCTCAAAGAGTTCATCGCCTGCTACAACCCCGGAAACCGACACCAGCGCACAGAAACCCGGAGCGAAAAGACCCCGGAAGGCCGGTGGCGGAAATACACTTACGACGACATCGCGGCACGGGACAAAACCAGCCTCGACATCTTCTGGCTCAAAGATGACAGCCTCATGGACCTGGACAGCCTGCCCGACCCGGATGTGCTGGCAGCGGAGATCATTGAAAATCTTGAGGCGGGGGCGGAGAGCTTCAGGGAGATACTGGAAGCGGTGAACGGGGAGTAG
- a CDS encoding M15 family metallopeptidase, which translates to MKKMRAFLTFVTGLVLLVAGGQGLCKAPAVADARMTCEAAVRKSVGRPIPDRILKTLTLMEIRYYGFDGKVHRGQILIHRDLAPDIRKVFQVAFQEKFPFTSVIPVSHPRFEWDDHRSMAANNTSAFNYRNVTGKKRLSRHAFGLAIDINPRLNPYIRGREVLPPDARYQPGRAGTLTPDSPVVQTFLQLGWTWGGHWKTLKDYQHFQKDLAGQP; encoded by the coding sequence ATGAAAAAAATGAGGGCATTTCTTACGTTTGTAACGGGGCTGGTGCTGCTCGTCGCAGGCGGACAGGGCCTCTGCAAAGCACCGGCCGTGGCGGACGCCCGGATGACCTGTGAGGCGGCGGTCCGAAAATCTGTCGGGCGACCCATCCCCGACCGGATACTGAAAACGCTGACCCTCATGGAGATCCGGTATTACGGCTTTGACGGAAAGGTCCACCGGGGACAGATCCTGATTCACCGGGATCTGGCCCCGGATATCCGGAAGGTCTTTCAGGTGGCGTTTCAGGAAAAATTTCCCTTCACCTCCGTCATCCCGGTCTCCCATCCCCGGTTTGAATGGGACGACCACCGGAGCATGGCCGCCAACAACACCTCGGCTTTCAATTACCGGAACGTCACCGGAAAAAAACGGCTTTCCAGACACGCCTTCGGCCTTGCCATTGACATTAATCCCCGCCTCAATCCGTATATCCGGGGCCGGGAAGTCCTGCCGCCCGACGCACGGTATCAGCCCGGCAGGGCCGGGACCCTCACCCCGGACTCACCGGTCGTTCAGACCTTTTTACAACTTGGCTGGACCTGGGGCGGCCACTGGAAAACCCTGAAGGATTACCAGCATTTTCAGAAAGACCTTGCGGGGCAGCCTTAG
- a CDS encoding ABC transporter ATP-binding protein: MIDIRDLHIVFGRGANAVHAVRGISFRVDRGETFGLVGESGSGKSTVLRAVCGLNRRWTGTISVDGIPQTPRRDKAFHKRVQMVFQDPYGSLHPRHTVDRILSEPVAIHRLGDADRRIRTLLDEVGLGQRFRFRFPHQLSGGQRQRVAVARALITEPEILLLDEPTSALDVSVQAEVINLLSAIREEKGLTCILVSHDLSVVAHMCDRLAVMNRGVIVEEMDVDTLKQGQPSHPYTRQLLTASLGYDRAAIAAFQEFSEEY; this comes from the coding sequence ATGATTGATATCCGGGACCTGCATATTGTGTTTGGCCGGGGCGCGAATGCCGTCCACGCGGTGCGCGGGATCTCCTTCCGTGTGGACAGAGGGGAAACCTTCGGGCTGGTCGGCGAATCCGGTTCGGGCAAATCGACGGTGCTCCGGGCCGTCTGCGGCCTGAATCGCCGCTGGACCGGAACGATTTCAGTTGACGGCATCCCCCAGACGCCCCGCCGGGACAAGGCGTTTCACAAGCGGGTTCAGATGGTGTTCCAGGACCCTTACGGCTCGCTTCACCCCCGCCACACCGTGGACCGGATTCTGTCGGAACCGGTTGCCATTCACCGGCTGGGCGATGCGGACCGGCGTATCAGAACCCTTCTGGACGAGGTGGGACTGGGCCAGCGCTTCCGGTTCCGTTTCCCCCATCAGCTTTCCGGCGGACAGCGCCAGCGGGTGGCCGTGGCCCGTGCCCTGATTACGGAACCGGAAATCCTGCTGCTGGACGAGCCCACATCCGCCCTGGACGTGTCGGTTCAGGCCGAGGTGATCAACCTGCTGTCAGCAATCCGGGAGGAAAAGGGGCTGACCTGTATTCTGGTCAGCCACGACCTGTCGGTTGTCGCCCACATGTGCGACCGCCTGGCGGTCATGAACCGCGGCGTCATTGTGGAAGAAATGGATGTGGACACGCTGAAACAGGGGCAGCCGTCCCACCCTTACACCCGGCAGCTTCTGACCGCCAGCCTGGGCTATGACCGGGCGGCCATCGCGGCGTTTCAGGAATTTTCAGAGGAATATTAA